One window of the Streptomyces sp. NBC_00259 genome contains the following:
- a CDS encoding amidohydrolase family protein yields MSNEGSDVQIDSNDNHESTNGPKHAARTGLSRRSALVGAAAGAALAGGILTTTAVARPEAPKAPISFTAGRPVVIRNATVVTGDPKLGTLRNSDVLVVGQTIRGVGRNLSAPRDAAVIDGRGAIVMPGMIDTHRHMWQTVLRGLGAEWTIANYFSWIYQQWAPFWRPQDLYSSNLLSMAEAINAGVTTSVDWSQDLKNYEYAEAAAEGLFDSGGRARLAYGYSFTLPHEWINKGDVARLQREHFSSRNQLVTLQLAWDGTGLERAFPERPAWEFAREHDLSVTMHSGVRNWMGDPQILNLRDNGFLLPTNTYVHCGTMSEDSYRLIAETGGNVSIAAESELNAGQGYPPTGKIHAHNIPISLSSDTQVWWSADMFAAMRATLNADRGIDHVRAHADDKSVINNNLRTEDVFHFATQGGADALGLGSQLGSVTPGKLADLVLVRADSPSMVPLNNPVAQLVFHAQRGEVDTVLINGRVMKHNGRLVGLDFDRARRLGEDTANHLRERIGEKNWAAAQNPPAFELGE; encoded by the coding sequence ATGAGTAACGAAGGATCCGACGTGCAGATAGACAGCAACGACAATCACGAGTCGACGAACGGCCCCAAGCACGCGGCGCGCACCGGGCTGTCCCGGCGGTCCGCGCTGGTCGGCGCGGCAGCGGGTGCCGCCCTCGCCGGTGGCATCCTGACGACCACCGCCGTGGCCCGTCCCGAGGCTCCGAAGGCTCCCATCTCTTTCACGGCCGGCCGCCCGGTCGTGATCCGCAACGCCACCGTCGTCACCGGCGACCCCAAGCTGGGCACGCTTCGAAACAGCGATGTCCTCGTCGTGGGGCAGACCATTCGCGGTGTGGGGCGCAACCTGTCCGCACCCCGCGATGCCGCGGTGATCGACGGGCGCGGCGCGATCGTCATGCCCGGCATGATCGACACTCACCGGCACATGTGGCAGACGGTGCTGCGCGGGCTCGGCGCTGAGTGGACCATCGCGAACTACTTCAGCTGGATCTACCAGCAGTGGGCCCCGTTCTGGCGGCCGCAGGACCTGTACTCCAGCAACCTGCTGTCCATGGCCGAGGCGATCAACGCCGGTGTCACCACCAGCGTGGACTGGTCCCAGGATCTGAAGAACTACGAATACGCCGAGGCCGCTGCCGAGGGCCTGTTCGACTCCGGCGGCCGGGCGCGGCTGGCGTACGGGTACTCCTTCACGCTGCCGCACGAGTGGATCAACAAGGGTGACGTCGCGCGGCTGCAGCGCGAGCACTTCTCCTCCCGGAACCAGCTCGTGACCCTTCAGCTCGCCTGGGACGGCACGGGCCTGGAGCGGGCGTTCCCCGAGCGGCCCGCGTGGGAGTTCGCGCGTGAGCACGACCTGTCGGTGACGATGCACTCCGGTGTGCGGAACTGGATGGGTGACCCCCAGATCCTGAATCTGCGGGACAACGGGTTCCTGCTGCCGACGAACACGTACGTGCACTGCGGCACGATGTCGGAGGATTCCTACCGTCTGATCGCCGAGACGGGCGGCAACGTCTCCATCGCGGCTGAGAGCGAGCTCAACGCGGGCCAGGGCTACCCGCCCACCGGTAAGATCCACGCCCACAACATCCCGATCTCTCTCTCCAGCGACACCCAGGTGTGGTGGAGCGCGGACATGTTCGCCGCCATGCGTGCCACCCTCAACGCCGACCGCGGTATCGATCACGTGAGGGCGCACGCCGACGACAAGTCGGTCATCAACAACAACCTGCGCACCGAGGACGTGTTCCACTTCGCCACCCAGGGCGGCGCCGACGCGCTCGGTCTGGGCAGTCAGCTCGGCTCGGTCACTCCGGGCAAGCTGGCGGACCTGGTGCTCGTGCGGGCCGACTCGCCGTCCATGGTGCCGCTGAACAACCCGGTGGCCCAGCTCGTCTTCCACGCCCAGCGTGGTGAGGTCGACACGGTCCTCATCAACGGCCGCGTCATGAAGCACAACGGACGCCTCGTCGGCCTGGACTTCGACCGCGCCCGCCGTCTCGGCGAGGACACCGCCAACCACCTGCGCGAGCGGATCGGCGAGAAGAACTGGGCCGCAGCCCAGAACCCGCCGGCCTTCGAACTCGGCGAGTAG
- a CDS encoding zinc-binding alcohol dehydrogenase family protein, with amino-acid sequence MPQNYALWLPKRGAAFEVGPAPYTPPGPGQVVVRVRAVAVNPVDGIPGLAYRVILPWLTFPAVIGSDVAGEVVEVGPGETRLRPGDRVLGMATGLECNRNLAAEGAFQHYAVLMNTMVSPIPDDLEFEQAAVLPLTLSTAATGLCQRDHLGLPLPTISPSDRAETVLVWGGSTSVGSNAIQLARGAGFRVVTTCSPHNFDYVRSLGAAEAVDYHGSDAAARVMKAVGDSPLAGTLAIGNGSVPKSLAVAARATGAKRIASAQPALMTRLQMLTRRRHGVHVSAIWGGTLKDNEVGPGIYVDYLPAALKAKVFRAAPEAVVVGEGLDHIPVALDRLKKGVSAQKLVVKV; translated from the coding sequence ATGCCGCAGAATTATGCCCTTTGGCTGCCCAAACGAGGTGCTGCCTTCGAGGTCGGCCCGGCGCCCTACACCCCGCCCGGCCCAGGCCAGGTCGTGGTGCGGGTCCGCGCGGTCGCGGTCAACCCGGTCGACGGCATCCCCGGTCTCGCCTACCGCGTGATCCTGCCCTGGCTGACCTTCCCGGCCGTCATCGGCAGCGACGTGGCCGGCGAGGTCGTCGAAGTCGGGCCAGGGGAGACCCGCCTGCGTCCGGGGGACCGCGTGCTCGGCATGGCGACCGGCCTGGAGTGCAACCGCAACCTGGCCGCCGAGGGTGCCTTCCAGCACTACGCGGTCCTGATGAACACGATGGTCTCGCCGATCCCCGACGACCTGGAGTTCGAGCAGGCCGCGGTGCTGCCGCTGACCCTGTCGACCGCGGCCACCGGCCTCTGCCAGCGGGACCACCTGGGGCTTCCGCTGCCCACGATCAGCCCATCCGACCGCGCCGAGACCGTGCTGGTCTGGGGCGGCTCGACCAGCGTCGGCAGCAACGCCATCCAGCTAGCCCGCGGCGCCGGGTTCCGGGTCGTCACCACCTGCTCGCCGCACAACTTCGACTACGTACGCTCGCTGGGCGCGGCCGAGGCGGTCGACTACCACGGCAGCGACGCGGCTGCGCGGGTGATGAAAGCCGTCGGCGACAGTCCACTTGCCGGTACGCTGGCGATAGGCAACGGCTCAGTCCCGAAGTCGCTGGCTGTCGCGGCACGAGCGACAGGCGCGAAGCGCATTGCGTCCGCCCAGCCCGCTCTGATGACCCGCCTTCAGATGCTTACCCGTCGACGCCACGGCGTGCACGTGAGCGCGATCTGGGGCGGCACGCTCAAGGACAACGAGGTCGGGCCGGGCATCTACGTGGACTATCTGCCGGCTGCCCTCAAAGCGAAGGTGTTCCGTGCCGCACCGGAGGCGGTTGTGGTGGGTGAGGGCCTCGATCACATCCCGGTCGCTCTCGACCGACTCAAGAAGGGCGTCTCCGCCCAGAAGCTCGTGGTCAAGGTCTAG
- a CDS encoding ISL3 family transposase has product MNEVLPQLDELLFSSVEGVSVESVEVTDTVVRVEARTTAERAACPGCGYWSVRIHGSYLRFPRDLPTAGKFVVVSLRVRRFVCGEDSCPRKTFAEQVPGLTRRFGRRTERLRSALVSVGLALAGRAGARMTDAFKVPVSRNTLLRLIASLPDPVAAAPRVVGVDEYAQRKGRIYGTVLVDVETRRPIDLLPDREADTLAAWLAERPGIEIVCRDRAPFFADGATRGAPQAIQVADRWHLWHNLGEAAEKCVYRHRGCLRPVPAPDEPQEEEPATLSPWPTGHRFAERTRVKHATIHALLAAGHSKRSVARQLGMTLNTILRFSRATTPEEMFTGQWQSRATKLDAYKPYLDQRWQEGCTNAWKLWEEIKEQGYPRGYGSVRDYVSRSLRGKPQPVGPRPPSARAVTRWILTHPDALPEGDRLQLKAVLTNCPELTALAQHVCSFGHMLTNLQGDQLPKWIEAATATTDLPSLRHFAQHLERDLDAVIAGLSLPWNSGVVEGHVNRIKMLKRQMFGRAGFSLLRKRVLLAP; this is encoded by the coding sequence GTGAACGAAGTGCTGCCGCAGCTGGATGAGCTGTTGTTTTCCTCAGTCGAAGGCGTGTCCGTGGAGTCGGTCGAGGTGACCGACACGGTCGTCCGGGTCGAGGCCCGGACGACCGCCGAGCGGGCCGCCTGCCCGGGGTGCGGATATTGGTCGGTTCGAATACACGGCTCCTACCTGCGGTTTCCTCGCGACCTGCCGACGGCGGGCAAGTTCGTCGTGGTGTCGTTACGGGTGCGGCGATTCGTCTGTGGGGAGGATTCCTGCCCGCGCAAGACCTTCGCCGAGCAAGTACCAGGGCTCACCCGCAGGTTCGGGCGAAGGACCGAGCGGCTGCGATCGGCGCTGGTGTCGGTCGGACTCGCGCTCGCAGGCCGAGCCGGCGCCCGAATGACGGACGCCTTCAAGGTCCCGGTCAGCAGGAACACCCTACTGAGGCTGATCGCCTCGCTTCCGGACCCCGTCGCTGCCGCACCCCGTGTGGTCGGCGTGGACGAATACGCGCAGCGCAAGGGCCGTATCTACGGAACTGTGCTCGTCGACGTCGAAACACGTCGTCCCATCGACCTCCTGCCTGACCGGGAGGCGGACACGCTCGCGGCCTGGCTCGCCGAGCGGCCCGGCATCGAGATCGTCTGCCGCGACCGAGCCCCCTTCTTCGCCGACGGTGCCACCCGCGGTGCCCCGCAGGCCATCCAGGTCGCCGATCGGTGGCATCTCTGGCACAACCTGGGTGAAGCCGCCGAGAAGTGCGTCTACCGGCACCGCGGCTGCTTACGTCCTGTTCCGGCTCCGGATGAACCGCAGGAGGAGGAGCCGGCCACGTTGTCGCCCTGGCCGACAGGGCACCGGTTCGCCGAACGCACCCGCGTAAAGCACGCCACCATCCACGCCCTCCTGGCGGCCGGGCACAGCAAGCGATCCGTCGCCCGGCAACTCGGCATGACCCTAAACACCATCCTGCGCTTCTCCCGCGCCACGACCCCGGAGGAGATGTTCACTGGCCAGTGGCAGAGCCGTGCGACCAAGCTCGACGCCTACAAGCCCTACCTCGATCAGCGCTGGCAGGAAGGCTGCACCAACGCCTGGAAACTGTGGGAGGAGATCAAGGAACAAGGCTATCCCCGCGGTTACGGCAGCGTCCGCGATTACGTCAGCAGAAGTCTTCGCGGCAAGCCCCAACCGGTCGGCCCCCGGCCGCCATCGGCTCGCGCCGTCACTCGCTGGATCCTCACCCACCCCGACGCCCTACCCGAAGGCGACCGGCTCCAGCTCAAAGCCGTCCTCACCAACTGCCCCGAACTGACAGCACTCGCCCAACACGTGTGCTCCTTCGGCCACATGCTCACCAACCTGCAGGGCGACCAGCTGCCGAAATGGATCGAAGCGGCCACCGCCACCACCGATCTGCCCAGCCTTCGTCACTTCGCCCAGCACCTCGAACGTGACCTCGACGCCGTCATCGCCGGCCTCTCACTCCCGTGGAACTCAGGCGTCGTCGAAGGCCATGTCAACCGGATCAAGATGCTCAAGCGCCAGATGTTCGGCCGCGCCGGATTCAGCCTCCTACGCAAGCGAGTCCTCCTCGCTCCGTGA
- a CDS encoding DUF4259 domain-containing protein, whose translation MGTWDTGPFDNDTAADFANMLDDAEPEKREALVRGVLIRTIDATGFLAEAEEAVAAAALIAAQCPGGEPVDTPYGPETPMPMFATDLRALADEALARIASDEAGPASNWVHPEEWKQWRTMLNRLRAVLDPAPPAIALFDVEP comes from the coding sequence ATGGGCACCTGGGACACCGGCCCCTTCGACAACGACACAGCTGCAGATTTCGCCAACATGCTGGACGATGCCGAGCCGGAAAAGCGTGAGGCCTTGGTCCGAGGCGTCCTCATCCGCACCATCGACGCAACTGGCTTCCTCGCGGAAGCGGAAGAGGCGGTAGCTGCCGCCGCACTGATCGCAGCGCAATGCCCTGGAGGTGAACCTGTCGACACCCCCTATGGCCCTGAAACACCCATGCCCATGTTTGCCACTGACCTTCGGGCCCTCGCTGACGAAGCCCTCGCCCGCATCGCAAGCGACGAGGCTGGGCCAGCCTCAAACTGGGTTCACCCCGAGGAGTGGAAGCAATGGCGCACGATGCTCAACCGCCTGCGCGCAGTGCTTGACCCGGCGCCGCCTGCCATCGCTCTCTTCGATGTCGAGCCATAA
- a CDS encoding helix-turn-helix transcriptional regulator, translating to MTTQDPSARELGEFLRARRNRVRPQDVGLEPGGRRKVAGLRREEIALLAGISTDYYQRMEQGRQVRPSDDVLDAVAAALDLDENEHQHLFNLARAARRHASARARRSPERVPDSTRHLLHAMCTPALVLSQHLDVLAWNTLAEALFGDPATLAPAERNMLTLIFRDPEARQRCPNWETSALQYVGILRAAVARDPEHPRAAAIIGEQSIHSADFRRMWARHDVRSSVHGSKQFRHPEVGEITLAWDNYPLPGDPGPFLLVYTAQPDTADFERLQLLASLHATRERNRDSVLQADPAEQQRPASGTAVS from the coding sequence ATGACCACACAAGACCCCTCAGCACGAGAGTTGGGTGAGTTCCTCCGTGCCCGGCGCAACCGGGTGCGTCCTCAGGATGTTGGCCTGGAGCCAGGCGGCCGGCGCAAAGTGGCTGGCCTGCGTCGCGAGGAGATCGCGCTGCTGGCGGGAATCAGCACGGACTACTACCAACGCATGGAGCAGGGACGTCAAGTACGGCCGTCCGATGATGTACTCGATGCTGTGGCCGCGGCGCTCGATCTCGATGAGAATGAGCACCAGCACCTCTTCAATCTTGCGCGGGCGGCACGGCGCCACGCCTCGGCTCGCGCTCGGCGAAGCCCGGAACGCGTGCCGGATAGCACACGGCATCTGCTGCACGCTATGTGCACCCCAGCGCTGGTACTGAGTCAGCATCTGGATGTCCTGGCGTGGAACACGCTCGCTGAAGCACTCTTCGGCGACCCGGCAACACTTGCGCCTGCCGAGCGGAATATGCTCACGCTGATCTTCCGCGATCCTGAGGCCCGTCAGCGCTGCCCGAACTGGGAGACCTCTGCACTCCAGTACGTCGGGATTCTGCGGGCAGCTGTAGCAAGAGACCCTGAGCACCCGCGCGCCGCGGCCATCATCGGTGAGCAGAGCATCCACAGCGCCGACTTCCGGCGCATGTGGGCCCGTCACGATGTCAGGTCATCTGTTCACGGAAGCAAGCAGTTCCGTCATCCTGAGGTCGGCGAGATCACGTTGGCCTGGGACAACTATCCATTGCCTGGCGACCCGGGCCCCTTTCTTCTTGTTTATACTGCTCAGCCCGACACCGCAGACTTCGAGCGCCTACAACTTCTCGCGTCCTTGCACGCGACGCGTGAGCGGAACCGCGATTCTGTGCTCCAAGCTGACCCGGCAGAACAGCAACGACCCGCAAGCGGGACTGCCGTCTCTTAG
- a CDS encoding oxidoreductase, with protein sequence MAAWSAEQIPGQDGKVAVVTGANSGLGLITARELARHGAQVVLAVRDTDAGQRAVTTIRKAVPEAKVQVRKLDLASLSSVGACAKTLTKQFPAIDLLINNAGVVRLGPPLTTADGFELHIGTNMLGHFALTGLLLDALSRADAPRVVSLSSVTHKDVHLDFEDLMSHQDYDASRAYRRSKLATTVFGLELDRRLRAADSPVASVIAHPGLSNTNLTPRAWEGRGKLGHLVAQGFLLITQSPEKGALPQLFAATNPSVRSGQFFGPSGFREARGNVAEVKPSAEAVDASVGERLWSAAQSLTKTFYL encoded by the coding sequence TTGGCTGCATGGAGCGCCGAACAAATCCCTGGCCAGGACGGCAAGGTCGCTGTGGTGACGGGTGCGAACTCAGGGCTCGGTCTGATCACTGCGAGGGAACTCGCCCGGCACGGTGCACAAGTCGTACTTGCCGTACGCGACACCGATGCAGGCCAACGCGCCGTCACAACGATCCGCAAGGCAGTCCCGGAAGCCAAGGTCCAGGTGCGCAAGCTGGACCTGGCGTCTCTCTCCTCGGTCGGCGCATGTGCCAAGACGCTGACCAAACAGTTCCCAGCCATCGATCTACTGATCAACAACGCCGGTGTCGTAAGGCTTGGTCCGCCGCTGACCACGGCAGACGGCTTTGAACTACATATTGGCACCAACATGCTCGGGCATTTTGCGCTCACCGGCTTGCTGCTGGACGCACTGAGCCGCGCTGATGCGCCCCGGGTGGTCAGCTTGAGCTCGGTCACCCACAAAGACGTGCATCTGGACTTCGAGGACCTGATGTCGCACCAGGACTACGACGCCAGCCGCGCTTACCGCCGCTCGAAGCTCGCGACCACCGTCTTCGGCCTCGAACTCGACAGGCGACTACGCGCTGCCGACTCGCCTGTCGCCAGCGTCATTGCCCATCCAGGTCTGTCGAACACCAACTTGACTCCCCGCGCGTGGGAAGGCCGTGGGAAGTTGGGACACCTGGTCGCACAGGGCTTTCTTCTCATCACTCAGTCGCCCGAGAAGGGAGCGCTGCCTCAGCTTTTTGCCGCTACGAACCCAAGCGTGCGCAGCGGACAGTTCTTCGGCCCGTCGGGCTTCCGGGAGGCGCGTGGGAATGTCGCCGAGGTCAAGCCAAGCGCCGAGGCCGTCGATGCGTCCGTCGGAGAGCGCTTGTGGTCCGCTGCCCAATCTCTGACCAAAACCTTCTATCTCTGA
- a CDS encoding ester cyclase, with the protein MAKIELPTWLEEYVDAVNKHAPADVVAMMSEDVVVVDTAFGGSYTGRGAVEQLLSGMDAGLSSDYRFTVKKFIISGDSYAFEWDFSGTNDRANPAMGLPGTGQEFTVPGLTIGERRNGMISENRDYWNVAALLMQLGVMPAPGGEPE; encoded by the coding sequence ATGGCAAAGATTGAGCTGCCGACGTGGCTTGAGGAATACGTCGACGCAGTCAACAAGCACGCCCCGGCCGACGTCGTCGCGATGATGAGCGAGGACGTCGTAGTGGTCGACACGGCTTTCGGAGGGTCTTACACCGGCAGGGGGGCCGTGGAACAGCTGTTGTCGGGTATGGATGCCGGCCTTTCCAGCGATTATCGATTCACCGTCAAGAAGTTCATCATCTCCGGTGACTCCTACGCGTTCGAGTGGGACTTCTCCGGAACGAACGACAGGGCGAATCCGGCCATGGGACTTCCCGGAACAGGCCAAGAGTTCACTGTCCCAGGGCTAACCATCGGGGAAAGGCGCAACGGCATGATTTCGGAGAACCGGGACTACTGGAACGTAGCGGCGCTCTTGATGCAGCTCGGCGTCATGCCCGCACCGGGCGGCGAGCCGGAGTGA
- a CDS encoding helix-turn-helix transcriptional regulator, whose translation MDRSSEIADFLRSRRARISPDQAGLGNDGRTRRVPGLRRDEVARLAGMSTEYYTRLEQGRAGTPSPEVVEALARALRLDAAEREHFADLLARPTPTRRTPTGPQRVRPGLYLLLQTLEHVPAFIIGRRTDILAANRLACEVLTDFDALPATQRNLARFYLLDPDARDRVGDWEQIAAETVAMLRLEAGRHPHDRRLSDLVGELTLRSPEFSTWWNDHRVLRRTHGTKHYHHPVVGDLHFAYECLQAPGDTDQTLCVYNPQPETTTTEALQLLSSWTAPQAPTTPTPTPTTNPT comes from the coding sequence ATGGACCGTAGTAGCGAGATCGCCGACTTCCTGCGTTCCCGCCGTGCCCGGATCTCACCCGACCAGGCAGGGCTCGGGAACGACGGCCGCACCCGCCGGGTGCCCGGACTACGCCGCGACGAAGTCGCCCGCCTGGCCGGGATGAGCACCGAGTACTACACCCGCCTCGAACAGGGCCGCGCCGGAACCCCCTCCCCCGAGGTCGTCGAAGCGCTTGCACGCGCCCTGCGACTCGACGCCGCCGAACGCGAACACTTCGCCGACCTGCTCGCACGCCCCACACCCACCCGCCGCACCCCGACCGGCCCACAACGCGTTCGCCCAGGCCTGTACCTCCTGCTCCAAACCCTGGAACACGTCCCCGCCTTCATCATCGGCCGACGCACCGACATCCTCGCCGCCAACCGTCTGGCCTGCGAAGTCCTCACCGACTTCGACGCCCTCCCCGCCACCCAACGCAACCTCGCCCGCTTCTACCTCCTGGACCCCGACGCACGAGACCGCGTCGGAGACTGGGAACAGATCGCCGCCGAAACCGTCGCCATGCTCCGCCTCGAAGCCGGCCGCCACCCACACGACCGAAGGCTCTCCGACCTCGTCGGCGAACTCACCCTGCGCTCCCCCGAATTCAGCACCTGGTGGAACGACCACCGCGTCCTGCGCCGCACCCACGGCACCAAGCACTACCACCACCCCGTAGTCGGCGACCTCCACTTCGCCTACGAATGCCTCCAAGCACCCGGCGACACCGACCAGACCCTCTGCGTCTACAACCCCCAACCCGAAACCACCACCACCGAAGCACTCCAACTCCTCAGCAGCTGGACCGCCCCCCAAGCCCCCACCACCCCCACACCCACACCCACCACAAACCCAACCTGA
- a CDS encoding MFS transporter, whose protein sequence is MFILSNSATPLYVSWQRDIGFSQSTLTWIFAVYIVGLLASLLVSGPLSDRIGRKPVLLPALALSLISCAIFLSASSVTALIMARLLTGISVGAIVSCGMAAVADIAGPHRKKLAALLSSSAMVFGSGVGPLFSGIVAEVMAAPIIPVFSVVLALILVSFALVGKMPLHSRRQAGPLVRVPGVPRKAFVHLILAIAVFAPGLSGTSFFLSLGPSLLYEITGNVSTAIAGILVFLTFASATGVQFAAQRFSPGRLLAIGVASTAMGMVMLFSAVTISSSVMIFVAATFIGAGQGAGQLAGFTLLNLIIPSTRLAEANSALSVGAYVPAATLSLIAGRVSDATSIETSAITLSVILIIIAAFSAAAIFLFRRRIKQ, encoded by the coding sequence ATGTTCATCCTCTCCAACTCGGCGACACCTCTGTATGTTTCATGGCAGCGCGACATAGGTTTCTCTCAGAGCACGCTGACCTGGATCTTCGCCGTATATATAGTTGGCCTTCTCGCTTCCTTGCTCGTTTCTGGTCCACTTTCCGACCGAATAGGTCGCAAGCCCGTTTTGCTACCGGCCCTTGCGCTATCTCTCATCAGTTGTGCAATATTCCTTTCTGCATCATCCGTAACCGCCCTCATAATGGCCCGCTTGCTCACCGGAATATCCGTGGGAGCCATCGTGTCGTGCGGCATGGCTGCCGTGGCAGACATCGCCGGTCCGCACCGTAAGAAGCTTGCCGCTTTGCTTTCCTCCTCAGCCATGGTATTCGGCTCGGGAGTTGGACCGCTATTTTCCGGAATTGTCGCGGAAGTGATGGCCGCCCCGATCATTCCTGTTTTCAGTGTCGTACTGGCTTTGATTCTCGTCTCTTTCGCCCTGGTGGGCAAAATGCCCCTCCACTCCCGCCGCCAGGCTGGTCCACTGGTGCGCGTACCGGGCGTTCCCCGAAAAGCCTTCGTGCACCTGATACTGGCAATTGCCGTTTTCGCCCCCGGGCTTTCAGGGACGTCCTTCTTCCTCTCCCTGGGCCCTTCTCTGCTATACGAGATCACCGGTAACGTCAGTACGGCAATAGCTGGCATTCTGGTCTTCCTCACCTTCGCATCGGCTACGGGCGTCCAGTTCGCGGCGCAGCGATTCAGCCCGGGGAGGCTCCTCGCGATCGGAGTAGCCAGCACCGCCATGGGAATGGTCATGCTCTTTTCAGCTGTCACTATTTCGTCATCTGTAATGATTTTCGTGGCCGCTACATTTATCGGCGCTGGCCAGGGGGCCGGACAACTTGCCGGGTTCACCTTGTTGAACCTGATCATCCCGTCTACTCGACTGGCGGAGGCGAACTCCGCCCTCAGCGTGGGCGCATACGTTCCGGCAGCGACGCTTTCACTGATCGCCGGCCGTGTAAGCGATGCCACCAGTATCGAAACGAGCGCGATTACCTTGTCAGTAATACTCATAATTATCGCGGCGTTCAGCGCTGCCGCTATTTTCCTCTTCAGGCGGCGCATCAAACAATAG
- a CDS encoding IS5 family transposase (programmed frameshift), producing MVPDELWVVFRRVVPPTEVIRPQDGGRRRADDREALAAIIFVATSGCTWRQLPPVFGPNWQTVYRRFAQWSRDRVWARLYRVILDELGARGELDWSRYAIDSVSQLAAKGGPLTGPNPTDRGKLGSKIHLITDRNGLPLSLGISGANMHDSQGLEPLVRGIPPIRSRRGPRRRRPAKLHADKGYDYDHLRRWLCERGIRHRIARKGVECSQRLGRHRWVVERTVSWLAGCRRLHGRYERKAEHFLAFVGITAALIGYRRIARASN from the exons CTGGTGCCGGACGAGTTGTGGGTGGTGTTCCGGCGGGTGGTGCCGCCGACGGAAGTGATACGTCCGCAGGACGGTGGCCGACGTCGGGCAGATGATAGGGAGGCGCTGGCCGCGATCATCTTCGTGGCGACGTCGGGCTGCACGTGGCGGCAACTGCCGCCGGTGTTCGGCCCGAACTGGCAGACGGTCTACCGCAGGTTCGCCCAGTGGAGCCGGGACCGGGTCTGGGCGAGGCTTTACCGCGTGATCCTCGACGAACTCGGGGCGCGAGGCGAGCTGGACTGGTCGCGGTACGCGATCGACTCCGTCAGTCAGCTGGCCGCAAAAGGGGGGCCACTGACCGGACCGAATCCGACCGACCGCGGCAAGTTGGGATCGAAGATCCACCTGATCACTGACAGGAACGGGCTACCGCTGTCCCTGGGCATCTCCGGCGCGAACATGCACGACAGCCAGGGCTTGGAACCGCTCGTGCGGGGCATCCCGCCCATCCGGTCCCGCCGGGGCCCCCGGCGCCGACGGCCAGCCAAGCTGCACGCTGACAAAGGCTACGACTACGACCACCTGCGCCGGTGGCTGTGCGAGCGCGGAATCCGCCACCGCATCGCCCGCAAGGGCGTCGAGTGCTCACAGCGGCTGGGCCGGCATCGCTGGGTGGTCGAGCGAACCGTGTCCTGGCTGGCCGGCTGCCGAAGGCTCCACG GCCGCTACGAACGCAAGGCCGAACACTTTCTCGCCTTCGTCGGCATTACAGCAGCCCTCATCGGCTACCGCCGAATAGCCAGGGCAAGCAACTGA